The region ATTGATGCGACCCTGAGTACCATTAACGAAGTAGGAATTAACGACGCCACGATTGCGCAAATTGCGCGCCGCGCTGGCGTATCGACCGGCATCATCAGCCACTACTTCAGGGACAAAAATGGTCTGCTGGAAGCGACCATGCGCGACATCACCCGCCAGTTGCGCGACGCCGTGGCGCAGCGATTAAAACCGCTCGCGCAGGCCAGTACCGAAACGCGTTTGCTGGCGATTGTCGAAGGCAATTTTGATGACAGCCAGGTACACAGCGCGGCGATGAAAGCCTGGCTCGATTTCTGGGCCAGCAGTATGCATCAGCCGCAGCTTGGTCGCCTGGAGCGCGTCAGCAGCCGCCGACTGTTCTCCACGCTGGCGGCGGAGTTTCGCCGCGATCTACCGCGTGAACAGGCACGGCTGGCGGCGCATGGCCTTGCCTCGTTGATCGATGGCCTCTGGCTTCGCGCGGCGCTGAGCGGCAAACCCTTTAACCTGGACATTGCCAGAACGCTCACCACCCAATTCATTCGCCAGCAACTGGCTGGCGCGACGAATCACTGAGAAGGAGGAAGTATGTCCCGATTCGCAGAACAGCAGCTCTATATCCATGGTCAATACGTCCCGGCTGCGGCGGGTAACACATTCCAGACCATCAATCCGGCGAACGGCGAGGTGCTGGCCGAGGTGCACGAAGCCGGGCAGGGCGATGTCGATCGCGCCGTTGCCAGTGCGCAAAAAGGGCAGAAAATCTGGGCCGCGATGACCGCCATGGAGCGCTCGCGCATCCTGCGCCGCGCCGTCGATAT is a window of Enterobacter sp. R4-368 DNA encoding:
- the betI gene encoding transcriptional regulator BetI, whose protein sequence is MPKVGMQPIRRRQLIDATLSTINEVGINDATIAQIARRAGVSTGIISHYFRDKNGLLEATMRDITRQLRDAVAQRLKPLAQASTETRLLAIVEGNFDDSQVHSAAMKAWLDFWASSMHQPQLGRLERVSSRRLFSTLAAEFRRDLPREQARLAAHGLASLIDGLWLRAALSGKPFNLDIARTLTTQFIRQQLAGATNH